A stretch of Triticum aestivum cultivar Chinese Spring chromosome 1D, IWGSC CS RefSeq v2.1, whole genome shotgun sequence DNA encodes these proteins:
- the LOC123160902 gene encoding probable calcium-binding protein CML46 translates to MIFPTPKQPDLRLIAQTMEKSPATAGYHHAPLFQEPLGILILFILTWCISKLQSLLPTSCCQSCTCTVSPTTSTPVLAETKISKAPNKSEYDEMNATQSDAEVAMRKMGLDFDQEKSCEYISTLFDEDEPSFKEVKMAFLVFDENNDGYIDALDLRRVLHNLGLGDRVGVNESEQMIARYDMNNNKRLDLMEFTKVLEDSFC, encoded by the coding sequence ATGATCTTTCCCACACCAAAACAACCAGATCTCAGGCTCATAGCTCAGACAATGGAGAAGTCCCCAGCCACAGCAGGATACCATCATGCACCACTTTTCCAAGAGCCACTTGGTATTCTCATCCTTTTCATCCTCACCTGGTGCATCTCGAAGCTTCAAAGTCTCCTTCCCACTTCTTGTTGCCAATCCTGCACTTGTACTGTCTCCCCGACAACCTCGACGCCGGTCCTCGCCGAGACGAAGATATCGAAGGCACCAAATAAGAGTGAATATGATGAGATGAATGCGACGCAGTCAGATGCCGAGGTAGCCATGAGAAAGATGGGACTTGATTTTGATCAAGAGAAAAGCTGCGAATATATTTCTACGCTTTTCGATGAAGACGAGCCAAGCTTCAAGGAAGTGAAAATGGCATTCTTGGTTTTTGATGAGAACAATGATGGGTACATCGATGCATTGGATTTGCGACGAGTCCTCCACAACTTAGGGTTAGGCGACCGGGTAGGGGTCAATGAGTCTGAGCAGATGATTGCTAGATATGACATGAACAATAACAAGAGGTTAGATTTGATGGAGTTCACTAAGGTTTTGGAGGACAGCTTTTGCTAG